In Pirellulales bacterium, the genomic window GCGCTACGCGAACTGGCGCGGGTCGAACAGGCCAAGAACGGCGCGAAGATACGGCAGTTTCGTGCTGCCCAGGAATTGCAGGCCAAGGAAGCATTGAAGGGTCAGGCCAAAGAAAAGGTCGAAGCAGAGACGCGTCTGATTCAAGCCAAGACGAAGTCCGCACAAATGAAGGAAGTCGCGATTTCGCAAGCAACCCAGGATCTCGAAAATGCCCAGTTGTCGCTCGACGCCGCGGAGAAACAGGCCGAGGCGACCTTGGCGACGGGAAAGGCCGAAGCGGCGGTGATTTTGCTGCAAAACGAAGCCGAGATCGCTGGTCTGCGTAAGGCCGTGGCGGGCTTCGCGAACGTGCAGACGTTTGCCCAATACCATTTGATGGACAAACTGGGTCCGGCGTTGACCGAGATCTTTGCGTCAGACGACAGTGATTTTGGCCGACTGTTCAGTAACTATCTGACGCAGCCGAATGGCGGCGCAGGCAAGTCGCCCGTCAGGCCCGCGGCAATTCCCGATTCCACCACCGCCGGCACGAAATAACCATCGCGGTTTGCGGCAAGTGATGCCGAAATCAAGGAAACCTGGCAAATGACCGAAACGTTCAATCCTCTCGGCACTCCGGCTCGCTTCCGGGGGTTCGCGCGCTGGCGGCGGGCCCTGATCGTGTGGGGCGTGATCGCGCTCGTGGCACTGGTTCTGGTGTCTTCGACTTGGAAGGCCTTCTTCGTCTATGTCCGGCCGGGATCGCACTTAGTAATCACGGCGAAGGATGGGCAACCCCTCACGCCGGGACATGTACTGGCCGAAGCTGGCCAAAAGGGAATTCAGCGCGAGGTGCTCGGCGAAGGTTGGCACTTCGTCCTGCCGATCGTTTATGCCACCGAGATGGAGAAGAACACGGACGTGCCCCCAGGCAAGGTCGGCATCGTCACCGCATTGGGCGGAAAGCCCTTGCCCCCTGGACGTCTACTGGCCGAAACCACCGAGAATCCTCAGGACGAAGAGCAGGGCATTCAAAGGCAAGTGCTGCCGCCGGGATCGTATCGCATTAATCTGCGCGGTTACCGGGTCGAATTGGTCGATGCTACGGAGATCAAGCCGGGATTTGTCGGAGTGCAGCGCCGACTGCTGGGCATCGATGGTGCGAGTCGCTTTGCCGAGAAGCCCAATGAGAAGGGCATTCTGCGCGAAGTTCTACAGCCCGGTTTGTACTACATCAACACGAAGGAATTCGAGGTCATTCATTCCGAAGTGGGCATTTTCCAAACAGCCTTTCGCTACGACAAACGTCCCCAGGAAAATACGGCGATCGACTTCACCTCAAAGGGGGGCTTCCCGATCAGCATGGATTGCACCGTGGAATGGGAGATCCTGCCCGCCGACATGCCCAGCTTGGTGGCGGAGTATGGCTCGCGCCAGGTTGTAGAAAAGACCGTGGTCGATGTGCAGGCCCATTCGATCGGCCGTGACAAAGGCATTGATTACGGTGTGCAGGATTTTCTCGAAGGTACAAAGCGAGAGAAATTTCAGGCTGACTTTACCCAGGAACTCATCCGCGTGGGGCGGGTGAAGAACGTGACGGTCCATTCCGCGTTCATTCGGAACATCGTCATCCCCGAGGCGTATTTGAAACCGATTCGCGACAAGCAGATTGCCGGCGAAACCGAGATCACGAACAAAGCGAAGGAAATCACGGCGCAAACCGAGGCTGAAGTTGAGCGCGAACAACAAATGATCCAGCAGCGTGTGGTGGAAGTCGAGGCCGAGACCAAACGACTGGTGGCGAGCATCGACCGCGACGTCGAAAACATCGGTACTAAGACCACCAATGAAATCGATAAGCTAAAAGCCGAATTCGACGCGAAAATTGCCGCACTGGAAGGGCGTCGCACACAGGTCTTGGGCGGGGCCGACGCTCAAGTAACCACGCTCAAGGAAACGGCTCGGAGTACCCTTTACCAGTTGAAGATGGACGTCTTCAAAAACGATGCTGATGCTTTTCTGCGGTACTCGCTGTCCGAACAGTTAAATCCTAATATGGTAATGCGGCTGTTTCATAGCGGCGCCGGCACATTCTGGACCAACCTCGAAGGTAAAGGGGTCAGCCTGATGCTGCCCGCAGCGGGCGCCGCGCCGGCTGCCGCTGCGACGCCGGCCGCTGGCCGCGGCAACGAAACTAAGTAAGAACCGTGTTGGTTCTCGATTTCTACACGCCCGAAGAAGGACGACGCGGCAATGATGCTTGGCAAGCTATGGCGTGCGATTCGCGCCCAGATCAATAAGGGAGTAAACGCCCTGTGGGCCGCCGATCCCATCGCGCAGATGCAGTACGAGTACGATGCGGCCGTTGCACAACTACGGGACGGTCGTGAGGGACTCGAGCAGCATCGGGCGCTCGTCGAGCGCGTCGGCCGCCAGGTAAGCGGGGCGGAACGCCAGTTAGTGACGTTAGGGGCCAAAGTGAAAGCCTACCTCGCCGCAGGGGATCGAGAGTCGGCCGCGCGTTTTGCCCTGGAGTTGCAACGCGCGGAGCAGGAGTTGGCCGAGAATGAGAGCCAGCTTGAACTTCATGAGTCCGCGTACGCGAACAACGTGGCCAAGATCAAACACGCGGCCAAGAAGCTGTCCGAGGTTCGCAATCGCATCGCGCAATATGACGCCGAACTCAAGACCAGCAATGCCGAAGCCGAGATCGCTACGCTTGTCAATAATTTCAATCTCGACATCACCACCGACTTCGGCCAGATCGAGCAGATGCTGCAGGACAAGATCAGCCTGAACCGGGCCAAGGGACGCGTCGCGGCCGATCTTTCAGGCCTTTCGGCCATCGATCTCGAGCGCGAGCGCGCGATGGAATCGATTCTGGCTGAGCAAGCGCTCGAGCAGTTCGAGTCTCAGCAAAAGCTCAGCCCTGACGCTAATTCGACGAAGATCGTCCAGAACCCCGATCCGAGCAGTGCCCCGAAACGAATCGAAGGCCACTCCTAGTCGAGCCGAGCCGACCGAAGTCTGTAGCAATCATCACGGGCGAAGACCGCAACGCTCCCTCATTTGCCCAACTCGTCCGCCAATTCCTTCGCCCCGTACACTTTGCGTAGGGCTTCGACGATGGCCGACGAATGAACGCTCGTCGCGCGCGCCTGATCTTGCGTGTAGATGAAGTCGAGAACCAGCGACTGAATATTGCCGTCGAAGATCAGGCCCACGACTTCGCCATCGCGATTCACGACCGGACTGCCTGAATTTCCGCCGATAATGTCGGCCGTGCTGACGAAGTTAAAGGGGGTCTTCAAGTCAAGATCCTTCTTGTGACTGAGCCAGCTCTCGGGCAACTCGAACGGATCCTTGCCGCCGTGATCCTTCGAATGCTCGTAAGCACCGGCAATCGTTGTCCAAGCGGGCATCCTTTTGCCGGCATCGTCGTAGCCGGCCACCTTGCCGTAGGCCAGGCGAAGCGTGAAGGTCGCATCGGGATAGACGCTTTCGCCGTAAATCGCGAACCGGGCCTGGGCAATCTTGCCATAGGCTTGACGTTGGGGCTCGTCGACCTGCTCTTCGTAGATGCGGCGAATCTTGCGCGACGGCTCGTCGATCAGGCGAGCGAGTTCGATCATCGGATCCTTTGACTTCTCGATAGCCGCGGCACCCCCGTCAGCCAGTTGCTTTCGAAGTGCTACGTCAGCCAATTTCGAACCGGCGACCAATTCGGCCGCGCGCTCGCGCGGGGATTTGCCGTCCAGGATCTTTTGTACCAGTGGGTCGTCGGCCCCCTCGATCTCCATCAACATTCCTAGCGAGTCAGCCAGCTTCACCACTTCCAGGTCGGCGTAAATCGGCGCCTCAGAAAACAACTGTTGCTTCAGCGAATCGAGCCCCGCCTCGGCATATTCGCGCAGTCGTTCGGCGTTCGGCTTGCTCGTCTCTTCCGATAATCGCAGTAGCCGGCGGGCGATCGTGAACAGATCGGAATTAAATGCACGGCCGACTTCGAGCAATTGATATTCTTCGTAGATGCCGGCCAGCACTTCTACCGTGCGAGCCACCTGATCCCAAGCGTCGCCATATTCCTTGGCCAGCTTCGGGTCCTTCATCACGGCGTCGCGCAGCGCGGTTTCCTCGCGACGTTTCAGGTCCATGATCTTCGGATCTTGCAGGCCGGCCAGACCGCCCAAGCGGGCTTTGCGGCTGTTCTGGTAGCTGAACAGGTCGTCCTGCGCCCGGCGTAGATTTTCTAAGCCGCGTTCGGCAAACGTCCGCAGGGTTACCTCGCGGCGACGGATCATGTCGAGCACTGACGGAAACGCGACGTCCCGCAAGAACTCCAAATGCTTGACCGTATCCAGGCGATTGGTTCGGCCCGGATGACCGGAGACGAAAATCAGCTCGCCGTCTTTAGCTCCGTTCTTGCTCCACTTCAAGAAGTCCTTGATCTTCGCCGGCTTGCCGTCTTCGTAGACGCGGAAGAAGCACACGTCCAAATCGAATCGCGGGTATTCGAAGTTGTCCGGATCGCCGCCGAAAAAGGCGATGTCCTTTTCGGGAGCGAATACCAGGCGCACGTCGGTATATTTCTTGTAGCGGTACAAGTGATACTTGCCGCCGTGGTACAGCGTCACCACGTCGCTGCGCAGGCCAGTCTTGTCGAACGACTCTTTTTCGATCGTATTCATGACGGCCAAGCGCTGCTTCCGCGCCTCGGCCGCGTCAACTCCTTCTTTCACTGCGGACTTCACGCGATCGGTGACGTCCTCAATATCGACCAGCACGTTCAATTCCAGGTCGACGCACTTCACCTCATCTTCGTGCTTCTTGGCGTGAAAGCCGGTCTTGATCAGGTCGCGCTCGGGCGTGCTGAGTTTTTGCAGGCAGTCGGCACCCACGTGATGATTGGTCATCACCAGGCCGTCGGACGAAACAAACGAGCCTGATCCACCGCTGTTAAAGCGGACCGACGATTGTCGCACGTGTTTCAGCCAATCCGCATTGGGCTCGAATCCGTAGGTCTCCTTGAGCATCTTGTTCGGCGGATTGGTGAACAGCCACATTCCTTCATCGGCCTGCAGCGTGGAAACGACGGCAGCGCTCATGCAGAAAACTCCCAGGATGGTTATCAACCAATGCGCTCGATGCATCGTGGCGAACTCTCTTGGTAGAAAAGTGACATTTTGGACGCGAAACGGCCTATTTCGATTTCGCCGATTTCGCCGGCGGAGACGTCGACTGAGCGCCGCGGAACAGCCAGCCAAAACCCGTCAGCGCCAACAGCACGATCAAGAAACTGAAAGCGGCCAGCGACGGCCAGTTGCTCGCGACCCAGCCGGGCGGCAGTTTCGGAGACAAGTTGAGATATCCGAGCCAGGCGGAAGGCAAGAATCCAAAAAGCGCGACCAAAACTCCGGCAATCGCGCCACCGGCAATGTAGCCGGAACTAAGCAGTACGCCCGGGCTCATGTCCCCTTCGGCCTGCGACGAGCGACGGATCTTGTCGACGAGCCAGCGGACGGCGCCCCCCAAAAAAATCGGTACCGACGATTGAATTGGCAGATAGACTCCGACCGCGAACGGCAGCGACGGCACGCCCGCCAGTTCCAGCGTGATCGCAATCAGCACACCGATGAATACCAATTCCCACGGAAGTTTTTGCCGCAGAATTCCGTCGATGATCAAGGCCATCAACTGGGTTTTTGGCGCGTCGAACTTGTTGACCTTCGTGCCGTCGTCTCGTTGTTTGACGCGACCATTGATGCCGGGATCGACGAGGTAAACGAGTTGCCCACGGTCGTTCGCCAGATACTTACCCTGCGGAACGTTTTGCACCTGTCCTTCGGTGGCGTGCCAGACGTAGTATTCGTGTTGATCGTCGACGTACTGCCCGCCAGGTTTCTCTTTGTGGGTAATTTTTGAAACGTCGGGCACGATGTATCGTGGCACGTTTTCGGGCCGGTTGGTCCATACCGTCCCGGCATTGTTGAGCATAAGCAAGACGACACCGATGACCAGCGCGCTGGATAACGCGCCGATCAATATCGCGATTTGCTGCAGCCGCGGCGTGGCACCGATTAGATAACCGGTCTTCAGGTCTTGCGAAGTTGTGCCGCCATTGCTCGAGGCAACGCATACGATCGCGGCCACGGTCATGGCGGTCAAAGCCGCCGCCCGATCGGTCTTTCCGAGGGCAAGAAAGATCAAGCAGGTGAGTAACAACGTCGCAACCGTCATGCCAGAGATCGGGTTCGAGGACGAGCCGATTTCCCCGGTCAGTCGTGACGAAACGGTGACGAACAAGAAGCCGAACAGCACAATCAATCCGGCACCCAGCAAACCGTTTGTCGTCACGCCCAACCCCAGGCTGGGAATTACGGCCATGGCCAGCACCAAGACGATCGCGCCCAGGAAGACGACCGCCATTGGCAGGTCTTGTTCCGTCCGCATCGTCGCTCCGGCGGCCGATTTTCCGCCGCTGGGAATTAGATCGCGTAAGCCGGACTTCAGCGAACTGAAAATCATCGGCAGTGCCTGCAGCATGCTGATGATTCCCCCGGCGGCTACTGCCCCTGCCCCAATGTAAAGAATGTAATGCTTTCGAACGGCCACGACTGACTCGACGATTTTCTCGGTCGACCCGCCAACGGGAAACGGCGCCTGATTGCTGAACAAAAACACCATCGGCGTCAGTACCAGATAGGCCAGCACGCCGCCGGCCAACATGATCGAGGCGATCCTGGGCCCGATGATGTAGCCCACGCCCAATAGCTCGGGGGTCAGTTCTCCGCCGACCACGCCGCCGCGCAACCCCTTACCGGCGGCGTTGGTAAGGGGCTGGTTTACTTCGTCCTTCCAGAGGTGCAGCGCCGTCATCACAAACTTGTGTACGAACGCCAGACCAAAACCGGTGAACACGGTGGCCGCGGTCGCGCCCCCTTCTTCGCCAACGATCAGAACATCGGCGCAGGCTGTTCCTTCGGGATACTTCAGCGTGCCGTGCTGCTTGACGATGAAGGCCCGCCGTAGCGGAATCATCATCAAAATGCCGAGTAGGCCGCCCAGCACGCCCACGGTCATGACGCGGGTCAGTTCCATATCCATGCCCAACAGCATCAGGGCAGGGATTGTGACGCCGACTCCGAAGGCGATCGACTCACCGGCCGAACCGGTGGTCTGGACGATATTGTTTTCCAGAATGGTCGAGCGGCGAATGCCAAACAGGCGCGAGAACAGCCGGAACAGCGTAATCGACAGTACGGCGACCGGAATCGACGCGGAAACGGTCAACCCAACCTTCAGCACCAGGTATAACGACGAAGCGCCGAAAATGATGCCCAACACCGCCCCGACCAAAACCGCCGACCAGGTGAATTCGGCCATCTCGACCGATTCAGGGACGTATGGGTCGTGAGCCGGCGGCGCGGACTGCTTGGCGGTACGCGGCTCACCTGCGGTGGGGGCTGCCATGCGACGAGGACTCCCTGTATTCCTTTGGGGACGTGCGCCGGATTCGTTCGCATTAGTCGCGGCGCGGTAATCCGCTGTCGCGGCCAAGGTCGACCTCGCATTCCGTGCGGGCAAACCGCCGAGGCCCCCTGTTCCAGCCGCCTCCGGCAGCGGCAATCTGTGCTAAGAGTGGCGGGTTCGCCCGGGGAATGCAAGCCCTGTCTGGCTTGGGGCGGATTCACCCCATTCGCGGGAGCCGGCAAAGATGGCGCGCCGTCAGGATTGATCGTCCTGTTTGACGTCGCGAATCATTTGTAGAAAGGCATCCATCGAGGGGCAGCGCTTGTCCACCCGTTGCTCGACGCACGACATGATTGCCTTGCCAAGTACCGGATTGATCTGCGGGCGATATTTCTCGATTTCGACCGGCGCATGCATCGCGTGCGACATTGCCGCACGGCCGTCCGTTCCACGTTCCCAGGGAAGATTGAACGTGCATATCTCGTAGGCACTGACGCCGAACGAAAATACGTCCAACCGCTGATCGGTCGCCAGTCGTTTGACCAACTCAGGCGCCATATAGTTTGGCGTCCCAGTCCGATTCCCTGGCTGCATGAACAGCGGGGTTGCTGGCACGGTCAGTCCGAAGTCGATCAGTTTCAACTCGTTGCCATCGGGCGAAACCATGAAGTTGCGAGGGCAGACGTCGCGATGAATGTAGCCCGCCTGATGGACGGCCCGTAGCGCCTCGGCCGCCTGGCGAATGAGCGAAACGCGGCGCCCGTCCAATAACGTGCTGCGGCCGATCGTCAACGAATTCAAGCCCGTCCCGTCGATGAACTCCATCACTACGAACGGCTCGCCTTGCAGCGTGGTGCCGTGTGACAGAACGCGCACGACATTCGGGTGTGAGACGGCCGCGATGATCTCGCCTTCGAAGGGCTTCTTGAGCCCCTTGAAACGAGCTTCGAATTCGGCCGTCTTTTTCGGATCGAGGATCTTCAGCCCGACGACTTGCCCCGACTTTCGATCGCGCGCCATGTAGAACTTGGACATGGTGCCCGAGATCGCTTCGCGCAGGAACTCGTAGCGGCCGCGC contains:
- a CDS encoding SPFH domain-containing protein gives rise to the protein MTETFNPLGTPARFRGFARWRRALIVWGVIALVALVLVSSTWKAFFVYVRPGSHLVITAKDGQPLTPGHVLAEAGQKGIQREVLGEGWHFVLPIVYATEMEKNTDVPPGKVGIVTALGGKPLPPGRLLAETTENPQDEEQGIQRQVLPPGSYRINLRGYRVELVDATEIKPGFVGVQRRLLGIDGASRFAEKPNEKGILREVLQPGLYYINTKEFEVIHSEVGIFQTAFRYDKRPQENTAIDFTSKGGFPISMDCTVEWEILPADMPSLVAEYGSRQVVEKTVVDVQAHSIGRDKGIDYGVQDFLEGTKREKFQADFTQELIRVGRVKNVTVHSAFIRNIVIPEAYLKPIRDKQIAGETEITNKAKEITAQTEAEVEREQQMIQQRVVEVEAETKRLVASIDRDVENIGTKTTNEIDKLKAEFDAKIAALEGRRTQVLGGADAQVTTLKETARSTLYQLKMDVFKNDADAFLRYSLSEQLNPNMVMRLFHSGAGTFWTNLEGKGVSLMLPAAGAAPAAAATPAAGRGNETK
- a CDS encoding PspA/IM30 family protein; the encoded protein is MMLGKLWRAIRAQINKGVNALWAADPIAQMQYEYDAAVAQLRDGREGLEQHRALVERVGRQVSGAERQLVTLGAKVKAYLAAGDRESAARFALELQRAEQELAENESQLELHESAYANNVAKIKHAAKKLSEVRNRIAQYDAELKTSNAEAEIATLVNNFNLDITTDFGQIEQMLQDKISLNRAKGRVAADLSGLSAIDLERERAMESILAEQALEQFESQQKLSPDANSTKIVQNPDPSSAPKRIEGHS
- a CDS encoding S46 family peptidase; protein product: MSAAVVSTLQADEGMWLFTNPPNKMLKETYGFEPNADWLKHVRQSSVRFNSGGSGSFVSSDGLVMTNHHVGADCLQKLSTPERDLIKTGFHAKKHEDEVKCVDLELNVLVDIEDVTDRVKSAVKEGVDAAEARKQRLAVMNTIEKESFDKTGLRSDVVTLYHGGKYHLYRYKKYTDVRLVFAPEKDIAFFGGDPDNFEYPRFDLDVCFFRVYEDGKPAKIKDFLKWSKNGAKDGELIFVSGHPGRTNRLDTVKHLEFLRDVAFPSVLDMIRRREVTLRTFAERGLENLRRAQDDLFSYQNSRKARLGGLAGLQDPKIMDLKRREETALRDAVMKDPKLAKEYGDAWDQVARTVEVLAGIYEEYQLLEVGRAFNSDLFTIARRLLRLSEETSKPNAERLREYAEAGLDSLKQQLFSEAPIYADLEVVKLADSLGMLMEIEGADDPLVQKILDGKSPRERAAELVAGSKLADVALRKQLADGGAAAIEKSKDPMIELARLIDEPSRKIRRIYEEQVDEPQRQAYGKIAQARFAIYGESVYPDATFTLRLAYGKVAGYDDAGKRMPAWTTIAGAYEHSKDHGGKDPFELPESWLSHKKDLDLKTPFNFVSTADIIGGNSGSPVVNRDGEVVGLIFDGNIQSLVLDFIYTQDQARATSVHSSAIVEALRKVYGAKELADELGK
- a CDS encoding oligopeptide transporter, OPT family: MAAPTAGEPRTAKQSAPPAHDPYVPESVEMAEFTWSAVLVGAVLGIIFGASSLYLVLKVGLTVSASIPVAVLSITLFRLFSRLFGIRRSTILENNIVQTTGSAGESIAFGVGVTIPALMLLGMDMELTRVMTVGVLGGLLGILMMIPLRRAFIVKQHGTLKYPEGTACADVLIVGEEGGATAATVFTGFGLAFVHKFVMTALHLWKDEVNQPLTNAAGKGLRGGVVGGELTPELLGVGYIIGPRIASIMLAGGVLAYLVLTPMVFLFSNQAPFPVGGSTEKIVESVVAVRKHYILYIGAGAVAAGGIISMLQALPMIFSSLKSGLRDLIPSGGKSAAGATMRTEQDLPMAVVFLGAIVLVLAMAVIPSLGLGVTTNGLLGAGLIVLFGFLFVTVSSRLTGEIGSSSNPISGMTVATLLLTCLIFLALGKTDRAAALTAMTVAAIVCVASSNGGTTSQDLKTGYLIGATPRLQQIAILIGALSSALVIGVVLLMLNNAGTVWTNRPENVPRYIVPDVSKITHKEKPGGQYVDDQHEYYVWHATEGQVQNVPQGKYLANDRGQLVYLVDPGINGRVKQRDDGTKVNKFDAPKTQLMALIIDGILRQKLPWELVFIGVLIAITLELAGVPSLPFAVGVYLPIQSSVPIFLGGAVRWLVDKIRRSSQAEGDMSPGVLLSSGYIAGGAIAGVLVALFGFLPSAWLGYLNLSPKLPPGWVASNWPSLAAFSFLIVLLALTGFGWLFRGAQSTSPPAKSAKSK
- a CDS encoding serine/threonine-protein kinase; translation: MGLLDSFKSVLTGGRVDVRGRYEFLREAISGTMSKFYMARDRKSGQVVGLKILDPKKTAEFEARFKGLKKPFEGEIIAAVSHPNVVRVLSHGTTLQGEPFVVMEFIDGTGLNSLTIGRSTLLDGRRVSLIRQAAEALRAVHQAGYIHRDVCPRNFMVSPDGNELKLIDFGLTVPATPLFMQPGNRTGTPNYMAPELVKRLATDQRLDVFSFGVSAYEICTFNLPWERGTDGRAAMSHAMHAPVEIEKYRPQINPVLGKAIMSCVEQRVDKRCPSMDAFLQMIRDVKQDDQS